From a single Dendropsophus ebraccatus isolate aDenEbr1 chromosome 8, aDenEbr1.pat, whole genome shotgun sequence genomic region:
- the TMEM254 gene encoding transmembrane protein 254 isoform X2: MASAGSASYFQRTGILWMALISLSMGFFTWTVFWPTQVPYEQLGPLGSLAQYMVKNHYSLLYYGAKGITDSGARMQWLIQTALFGIASLSLLLSYKPGKKRR, encoded by the exons ATGGCATCAGCGGGCAGCGCCTCTTACTTCCAGAGAACTGGCATCCTGTGGATGGCGCTCATCAGCCTGTCCATGGGCTTCTTCACA TGGACGGTTTTCTGGCCGACACAAGTGCCGTATGAGCAGCTGGGACCACTGGGATCATTAGCACAGTACATGGTGAAGAATCACTACAGCCTCTTGTATTATGG tgctAAAGGCATCACAGACTCTGGGGCTAGAATGCAGTGGCTTATACAAACTGCCCTCTTCGGAAtagcctctctctccctcctactCTCATACAAACCAGGAAAGAAACGAAGATAA
- the TMEM254 gene encoding transmembrane protein 254 isoform X1, whose protein sequence is MASAGSASYFQRTGILWMALISLSMGFFTWTVFWPTQVPYEQLGPLGSLAQYMVKNHYSLLYYGFWAAWAVHFAEAFYSLRLCSAKGITDSGARMQWLIQTALFGIASLSLLLSYKPGKKRR, encoded by the exons ATGGCATCAGCGGGCAGCGCCTCTTACTTCCAGAGAACTGGCATCCTGTGGATGGCGCTCATCAGCCTGTCCATGGGCTTCTTCACA TGGACGGTTTTCTGGCCGACACAAGTGCCGTATGAGCAGCTGGGACCACTGGGATCATTAGCACAGTACATGGTGAAGAATCACTACAGCCTCTTGTATTATGG GTTTTGGGCAGCGTGGGCCGTGCACTTTGCTGAGGCTTTTTATAGTTTACGACTCTGCAG tgctAAAGGCATCACAGACTCTGGGGCTAGAATGCAGTGGCTTATACAAACTGCCCTCTTCGGAAtagcctctctctccctcctactCTCATACAAACCAGGAAAGAAACGAAGATAA